One Mycobacterium sp. SMC-4 DNA window includes the following coding sequences:
- a CDS encoding helix-turn-helix domain-containing protein, whose protein sequence is MTVLHGALADRDSWSAIGRCPIEKTMALLGTKSAMLIMREAYYGTKRFDDFARRVGITKAAASARLSELVEAGLLAKQPYREPGQRMREQYVLTPAGLDFMPVVWAMFEWGRKHLGGSPLRLTHLGCGAETGVALRCADGHDVAPDELGVKIAPT, encoded by the coding sequence ATGACAGTCCTGCACGGCGCACTCGCCGATCGCGACAGCTGGTCGGCCATCGGCCGATGCCCGATCGAGAAGACGATGGCGCTGCTGGGCACCAAGTCGGCGATGCTGATCATGCGTGAGGCCTACTACGGCACCAAACGGTTCGACGACTTCGCGCGACGAGTCGGGATCACCAAGGCCGCCGCCTCGGCGCGGCTGTCCGAACTCGTCGAGGCCGGTCTGTTGGCCAAGCAGCCCTACCGCGAGCCCGGCCAGCGCATGCGCGAGCAGTACGTGCTCACCCCGGCCGGCCTGGACTTCATGCCGGTGGTCTGGGCGATGTTCGAATGGGGACGTAAGCACCTCGGTGGCAGCCCGCTGCGACTGACCCACCTTGGCTGTGGCGCCGAGACCGGTGTGGCGCTGCGTTGCGCAGACGGACACGACGTGGCCCCCGATGAGCTCGGTGTCAAGATCGCCCCGACCTGA
- a CDS encoding IS481 family transposase, which yields MVHANASLTPRGRLRLAQAVVDQGWSLRRAAERFQCSVATAKKWADRYRDGGEAAMVDRPSRPHRSPLRLPKRRERRIVNLRFTRRWGPHRIAAYLHLPRSTVEAVLRRYRMPLLRHLDQNTGLPVRRPKPRRYEHPAPGDLVHVDVKKLGRIPDGGGHRKLGRQAGRRNRCGMGYTFLHHAVDDHSRLAYSEDLTDERKETAAGFWKRANAFFADHGITVKRVLTDNGSCYRSKNFAEALGPDITHKRTRPYRPQTNGKVERFNRTLTTEWAYAQTYRSEAERAGTYQHWLHHYNHHRPHTGIGGMTPIERLRVHNLPVKNI from the coding sequence ATGGTCCACGCTAATGCTTCGTTGACTCCTCGTGGGCGGTTGCGGCTTGCGCAGGCGGTTGTTGATCAGGGCTGGAGTTTGCGGCGCGCGGCTGAGCGGTTCCAATGTTCGGTGGCCACAGCCAAGAAATGGGCCGACCGTTATCGCGACGGTGGCGAAGCAGCGATGGTAGACCGGCCCAGCCGGCCGCATCGCAGTCCGTTGCGGTTGCCGAAACGACGTGAGCGGCGCATCGTCAACCTGCGCTTCACCCGGCGCTGGGGCCCACATCGCATCGCCGCTTACCTGCACCTGCCACGCTCGACCGTTGAGGCGGTGCTGCGCCGCTACCGGATGCCATTGCTGCGGCACCTGGACCAAAACACCGGGTTACCGGTACGCCGGCCCAAACCCCGCCGCTATGAGCACCCGGCTCCCGGCGACTTGGTCCATGTCGACGTCAAGAAACTGGGCCGCATCCCCGACGGGGGCGGCCATCGCAAGCTGGGTCGCCAAGCCGGCCGGCGCAACCGCTGCGGCATGGGATACACGTTCTTGCACCACGCCGTTGATGACCACTCCCGGCTGGCCTACTCCGAGGACCTCACCGACGAACGCAAAGAAACCGCCGCGGGATTCTGGAAACGCGCCAACGCGTTCTTCGCCGACCACGGCATCACCGTCAAACGAGTGTTGACCGACAATGGATCCTGTTACCGGTCAAAGAATTTCGCTGAAGCGCTCGGCCCCGACATCACCCACAAGAGGACCCGGCCCTACCGGCCACAGACCAACGGCAAAGTCGAGCGATTCAACCGCACCCTGACCACCGAATGGGCCTATGCGCAGACCTACCGCTCTGAGGCCGAACGCGCCGGAACCTACCAGCACTGGCTGCATCACTACAATCACCACCGACCCCACACCGGCATCGGCGGAATGACACCAATCGAGCGCCTACGCGTTCACAACCTACCCGTGAAGAACATCTAG